A genome region from Triticum aestivum cultivar Chinese Spring chromosome 2B, IWGSC CS RefSeq v2.1, whole genome shotgun sequence includes the following:
- the LOC123046178 gene encoding uncharacterized membrane protein At1g16860 isoform X2 — protein MLPGGEDGKRRGATADSDADAEAGANAAALNDLCATAGDAGRPVPAPFPRAAAWAVAALLAVGIGLGVLVLAVVRSPVLLVLALVLSAAVSAFLLWNAAAAASGRVLRRFVDGLPASSLRVAADGQLVKITGPVSCGDISLISSYEKVENCVYTSTLLRKCVRWGSEVANPKNNCSRWKLTHAERFAADFYITDAKSGKRALVKAGYHTKVVPLIDENVLVTTSRSTDLSSTLKCWLQERNLSSEEAQLIRLEEGYITEGMRLSVIGILSKKNGEFMIFPPREPISTEENTAPFDGFYIDLDVDSLLHRWQSQACAGSL, from the exons ATGCTTCCGGGAGGGGAAGACGGCAAGCGGCGCGGCGCCACCGCCGACAGCGACGCCGACGCCGAGGCCGGGGCGAACGCGGCCGCCCTGAACGACCTCTGCGCCACAGCCGGGGACGCGGGGCGTCCCGTGCCCGCGCCGTTCCCGAGGGCGGCGGCCTGGGCGGTCGCGGCGCTGCTCGCGGTGGGGATCGGGCTCGGCGTCCTCGTCCTCGCCGTCGTGCGCAGCCCCGTGCTGCTCGTGCTCGCGCTGGTCCTCTCGGCGGCCGTGTCCGCGTTCCTCCTGTGGAATGCCGCGGCCGCGGCTTCCGGCCGCGTGCTGCGGCGGTTCGTCGACGGGCTCCCGGCCTCCAGCCTCCGCGTCGCCGCCGACGGCCAGCTCGTCAAGATTACCGGC CCTGTTTCATGTGGTGATATTTCGTTGATTTCTTCATATGAGAAGGTGGAGAACTGTGTATACACCTCTACGCTGCTAAGAAAATGTGTTAGATGGGGTTCTGAGGTGGcaaatcctaaaaataattgttCCAGGTGGAAATTGACACATGCTGAG AGGTTTGCTGCTGATTTCTACATAACAGATGCAAAATCAGGTAAAAGAGCCTTGGTGAAAGCTGGGTACCACACGAAAGTTGTTCCATTGATCGATGAAAATGTTCTGGTTACAACAAGCAGAAGTACCGATCTATCTTCAACCTTGAAATGTTGGCTACAAGAAAGAAATCTTTCTTCTGAAGAAGCTCAGCTTATCCGTCTTGAGGAAGG ATATATCACGGAAGGAATGAGGTTGAGTGTGATTGGaattttgagcaagaagaatggAGAGTTCATGATATTTCCTCCCCGTGAACCAATATCTACAG AGGAGAACACCGCCCCCTTTGATGGATTCTACATAGACCTCGATGTTGACAGCTTGCTACACAGGTGGCAATCCCAAGCCTGTGCAGGATCACTGTAG
- the LOC123046178 gene encoding uncharacterized membrane protein At1g16860 isoform X3: MLPGGEDGKRRGATADSDADAEAGANAAALNDLCATAGDAGRPVPAPFPRAAAWAVAALLAVGIGLGVLVLAVVRSPVLLVLALVLSAAVSAFLLWNAAAAASGRVLRRFVDGLPASSLRVAADGQLVKITGPVSCGDISLISSYEKVENCVYTSTLLRKCVRWGSEVANPKNNCSRWKLTHAERFAADFYITDAKSGKRALVKAGYHTKVVPLIDENVLVTTSRSTDLSSTLKCWLQERNLSSEEAQLIRLEEGYITEGMRLSVIGILSKKNGEFMIFPPREPISTDWAL; this comes from the exons ATGCTTCCGGGAGGGGAAGACGGCAAGCGGCGCGGCGCCACCGCCGACAGCGACGCCGACGCCGAGGCCGGGGCGAACGCGGCCGCCCTGAACGACCTCTGCGCCACAGCCGGGGACGCGGGGCGTCCCGTGCCCGCGCCGTTCCCGAGGGCGGCGGCCTGGGCGGTCGCGGCGCTGCTCGCGGTGGGGATCGGGCTCGGCGTCCTCGTCCTCGCCGTCGTGCGCAGCCCCGTGCTGCTCGTGCTCGCGCTGGTCCTCTCGGCGGCCGTGTCCGCGTTCCTCCTGTGGAATGCCGCGGCCGCGGCTTCCGGCCGCGTGCTGCGGCGGTTCGTCGACGGGCTCCCGGCCTCCAGCCTCCGCGTCGCCGCCGACGGCCAGCTCGTCAAGATTACCGGC CCTGTTTCATGTGGTGATATTTCGTTGATTTCTTCATATGAGAAGGTGGAGAACTGTGTATACACCTCTACGCTGCTAAGAAAATGTGTTAGATGGGGTTCTGAGGTGGcaaatcctaaaaataattgttCCAGGTGGAAATTGACACATGCTGAG AGGTTTGCTGCTGATTTCTACATAACAGATGCAAAATCAGGTAAAAGAGCCTTGGTGAAAGCTGGGTACCACACGAAAGTTGTTCCATTGATCGATGAAAATGTTCTGGTTACAACAAGCAGAAGTACCGATCTATCTTCAACCTTGAAATGTTGGCTACAAGAAAGAAATCTTTCTTCTGAAGAAGCTCAGCTTATCCGTCTTGAGGAAGG ATATATCACGGAAGGAATGAGGTTGAGTGTGATTGGaattttgagcaagaagaatggAGAGTTCATGATATTTCCTCCCCGTGAACCAATATCTACAG ATTGGGCATTATGA
- the LOC123046178 gene encoding uncharacterized membrane protein At1g16860 isoform X1, with protein MLPGGEDGKRRGATADSDADAEAGANAAALNDLCATAGDAGRPVPAPFPRAAAWAVAALLAVGIGLGVLVLAVVRSPVLLVLALVLSAAVSAFLLWNAAAAASGRVLRRFVDGLPASSLRVAADGQLVKITGPVSCGDISLISSYEKVENCVYTSTLLRKCVRWGSEVANPKNNCSRWKLTHAERFAADFYITDAKSGKRALVKAGYHTKVVPLIDENVLVTTSRSTDLSSTLKCWLQERNLSSEEAQLIRLEEGYITEGMRLSVIGILSKKNGEFMIFPPREPISTGCVLLSFLLPAYFDGIVLRLVDKSYFMPHSGIS; from the exons ATGCTTCCGGGAGGGGAAGACGGCAAGCGGCGCGGCGCCACCGCCGACAGCGACGCCGACGCCGAGGCCGGGGCGAACGCGGCCGCCCTGAACGACCTCTGCGCCACAGCCGGGGACGCGGGGCGTCCCGTGCCCGCGCCGTTCCCGAGGGCGGCGGCCTGGGCGGTCGCGGCGCTGCTCGCGGTGGGGATCGGGCTCGGCGTCCTCGTCCTCGCCGTCGTGCGCAGCCCCGTGCTGCTCGTGCTCGCGCTGGTCCTCTCGGCGGCCGTGTCCGCGTTCCTCCTGTGGAATGCCGCGGCCGCGGCTTCCGGCCGCGTGCTGCGGCGGTTCGTCGACGGGCTCCCGGCCTCCAGCCTCCGCGTCGCCGCCGACGGCCAGCTCGTCAAGATTACCGGC CCTGTTTCATGTGGTGATATTTCGTTGATTTCTTCATATGAGAAGGTGGAGAACTGTGTATACACCTCTACGCTGCTAAGAAAATGTGTTAGATGGGGTTCTGAGGTGGcaaatcctaaaaataattgttCCAGGTGGAAATTGACACATGCTGAG AGGTTTGCTGCTGATTTCTACATAACAGATGCAAAATCAGGTAAAAGAGCCTTGGTGAAAGCTGGGTACCACACGAAAGTTGTTCCATTGATCGATGAAAATGTTCTGGTTACAACAAGCAGAAGTACCGATCTATCTTCAACCTTGAAATGTTGGCTACAAGAAAGAAATCTTTCTTCTGAAGAAGCTCAGCTTATCCGTCTTGAGGAAGG ATATATCACGGAAGGAATGAGGTTGAGTGTGATTGGaattttgagcaagaagaatggAGAGTTCATGATATTTCCTCCCCGTGAACCAATATCTACAGGTTGTGTGTTGCTGTCATTTCTCCTTCCAGCTTACTTTGATGGAATAGTTCTGAGACTAGTAGACAAGAGTTATTTTATGCCACATTCTGGAATTTCATGA